One Ciconia boyciana chromosome 9, ASM3463844v1, whole genome shotgun sequence genomic window carries:
- the LOC140656910 gene encoding protein NDRG4 isoform X4 gives MPECWDGEHDIETPYGLLHVLIRGSPKGNCPAILTYHDVGLNHKLCFNTFFNYEDMQEITKHFVVCHVDAPGQQAGASQFPQGYQYPSMDQLAAMLPGVVQHFGFKYVIGIGVGAGAYVLAKFALIFPDLVEGLVLMNIDPNGKGWIDWAAAKLSGLTSTLPDTVLSHLFSQEELVNNTELVQSYRQQIGSVVNQFNLQLFLNMYNSRRDLDINRPGTVPNAKTLRCPVMLVVGDNAPAEEGVVECNSKLDPTNTTFLKMADSGGLPQVTQPGKLTEAFKYFLQGMGYMPSASMTRLARSRTASLTSASSVDGTRPRACTHSESTEAMGQINHTMEVSC, from the exons gaACATGACATTGAGACCCCCTACGGACTGCTGCATGTGCTCATCCGGGGCTCGCCCAAGGGGAATTGCCCGGCCATCCTGACATACCACGATGTGGGCCTCAACC ACAAGCTTTGCTTCAACACCTTCTTCAACTACGAGGACATGCAGGAGATCACGAAGCACTTTGTGGTGTGCCATGTGGATGCGCCgggccagcaggcaggagcctcGCAGTTCCCTCAGGG gtACCAGTACCCATCCATGGACCAGCTGGCTGCCATGTTACCTGGTGTGGTGCAGCATTTTGG GTTCAAGTACGTGATCGGGATCGGTGTTGGGGCAGGAGCCTACGTGCTGGCCAAGTTTGCG CTCATCTTCCCTGATCTGGTCGAAGGACTGGTCCTCATGAACATCGACCCCAATGGCAAAGGCTGGATTGACTGGGCAGCTGCCAAG CTCTCTGGCCTCACCAGCACGCTGCCGGACACTGTCCTGTCCCACCTGTTCAGCCAG GAAGAGCTGGTGAACAACACGGAGCTGGTGCAGAGTTACCGGCAGCAGATTGGCAGCGTGGTGAACCAGTTCAACCTTCAGCTCTTCCTCAACATGTACAACAG CCGCAGGGACCTGGACATCAACCGGCCTGGGACTGTGCCCAATGCCAAGACGCTGCG CTGCCCCGTGATGCTGGTGGTCGGAGACAACGCACCTGCTGAAGAGGGGGTG GTGGAGTGTAACTCCAAGCTGGATCCCACCAACACCACCTTCCTGAAG ATGGCTGACTCTGGTGGGCTGCCCCAGGTCACACAG CCCGGCAAGCTGACTGAAGCCTTCAAGTACTTCCTGCAAGGCATGGGCTACA TGCCATCTGCCAGCATGACCCGCCTGGCACGCTCCCGCACGGCGTCCCTTACCAGTGCCAGCTCAGTGGATGGCACCCGCCCACGTGCCTGCACCCACTCGGAGAGCACCGAGGCCATGGGGCAGATCAACCACACCATGGAGGTATCATGCTGA
- the LOC140656910 gene encoding protein NDRG4 isoform X3: MPECWDGEHDIETPYGLLHVLIRGSPKGNCPAILTYHDVGLNHKLCFNTFFNYEDMQEITKHFVVCHVDAPGQQAGASQFPQGYQYPSMDQLAAMLPGVVQHFGFKYVIGIGVGAGAYVLAKFALIFPDLVEGLVLMNIDPNGKGWIDWAAAKLSGLTSTLPDTVLSHLFSQEELVNNTELVQSYRQQIGSVVNQFNLQLFLNMYNSRRDLDINRPGTVPNAKTLRCPVMLVVGDNAPAEEGVVECNSKLDPTNTTFLKMADSGGLPQVTQPGKLTEAFKYFLQGMGYIAHLKDRRLSGGTVPSASMTRLARSRTASLTSASSVDGTRPRACTHSESTEAMGQINHTMEVSC, encoded by the exons gaACATGACATTGAGACCCCCTACGGACTGCTGCATGTGCTCATCCGGGGCTCGCCCAAGGGGAATTGCCCGGCCATCCTGACATACCACGATGTGGGCCTCAACC ACAAGCTTTGCTTCAACACCTTCTTCAACTACGAGGACATGCAGGAGATCACGAAGCACTTTGTGGTGTGCCATGTGGATGCGCCgggccagcaggcaggagcctcGCAGTTCCCTCAGGG gtACCAGTACCCATCCATGGACCAGCTGGCTGCCATGTTACCTGGTGTGGTGCAGCATTTTGG GTTCAAGTACGTGATCGGGATCGGTGTTGGGGCAGGAGCCTACGTGCTGGCCAAGTTTGCG CTCATCTTCCCTGATCTGGTCGAAGGACTGGTCCTCATGAACATCGACCCCAATGGCAAAGGCTGGATTGACTGGGCAGCTGCCAAG CTCTCTGGCCTCACCAGCACGCTGCCGGACACTGTCCTGTCCCACCTGTTCAGCCAG GAAGAGCTGGTGAACAACACGGAGCTGGTGCAGAGTTACCGGCAGCAGATTGGCAGCGTGGTGAACCAGTTCAACCTTCAGCTCTTCCTCAACATGTACAACAG CCGCAGGGACCTGGACATCAACCGGCCTGGGACTGTGCCCAATGCCAAGACGCTGCG CTGCCCCGTGATGCTGGTGGTCGGAGACAACGCACCTGCTGAAGAGGGGGTG GTGGAGTGTAACTCCAAGCTGGATCCCACCAACACCACCTTCCTGAAG ATGGCTGACTCTGGTGGGCTGCCCCAGGTCACACAG CCCGGCAAGCTGACTGAAGCCTTCAAGTACTTCCTGCAAGGCATGGGCTACA TCGCCCACCTGAAGGATCGGAGGCTGAGTGGAGGCACAG TGCCATCTGCCAGCATGACCCGCCTGGCACGCTCCCGCACGGCGTCCCTTACCAGTGCCAGCTCAGTGGATGGCACCCGCCCACGTGCCTGCACCCACTCGGAGAGCACCGAGGCCATGGGGCAGATCAACCACACCATGGAGGTATCATGCTGA